From Mycobacterium cookii:
TCGTCGAGATCATCCGGCGCGGAATCGGGAAATCATCGGTGGAGTCGTTGGACGAGCAGCCATCGCACGGCGTGAACCCCGGCCCCGGGTCCGCCTTCGCGACCTGCGGGAAAAAGGTTGCGGCAGCACCGAGGGCGAGCACCGCAGCGCCGGCGCGGATCACAGGGCTCAGGCGGGAAAGACGCATGCGGCTACTATAACGCTCTCATAACACGTGCGCACAAGCGCTGGGAAGCCTGGCTAACCAACAGGCTCGATCTCGAGGCCGACGTGTACTTTGTCGATTCCGCCGCGCACGATCGAGTGCACATAGAACCACGGCGCGTGGTACCAGTACCGCTTCAACACGGCGTTGTAGACGCGTCGGGTCTCCGATTTGGGCAGGATCCTGGCGACGCCTTCGACCTGGTCGCTCTTCTGCTTGCCCAGCGATCCGCTCTTGGCGATCGTCACCCGCGGGGTGTTCTTGATTCGCTTGGTCTTCCAGGAACCGTCGTCGGTGATCACCAGGAGTTTGCCGTCTTCGGGCACACCCCAGATCGCCGTCGGCTTGGGCCGACCGTCCTTGGTAAAGGTGGTCAGGAGCAAATACTTGGACCGGATCACGTCCGCAAAGGTGGTTGCCACGCCTTATTTATAACCAAATACTGAACGATCTGCTGAATGCATGACTTCGCTACCGGGTCGGCTTACTGTGTGGTCAAAGCGAAACCCCAGTGCAGACAGAGCCCAGATGCGAACTGACGACGAGTCCGTCACCACGTTGGAAGACCTTCGCAGCGATCTCGCGCTGCGATACAAGTGGACGCCCAGCGGCGGCAACTCGGTCGACCCCGCGATCGTCGAGGCCGATATGGCGGCGCTCGACCGCGACGGCTACCTCATCTGGGAGAACCTGCTCACCCCGGATGACTGCGGTCAGATCCGTGACGTGGTGAAGCCCTGGCTCGGGCACACCGGCCGAAACTCGTTCGAGGGCCGGCGGACCCAGCGCATCTACAGCGTGCTGAGCAGGACACGGGTGTGCGACCGGATCGTCGACCATCCCCGGGTGCTGGCCGTCCTGGACCGGTTGCTGATGCCGAACTACCTGCTGTCGGCGTTGCAGGCGATCAACATCCAGCCCGGCGAGTCCGCGCAGTTGGCCCATCACGACGACGGCTTCTACCCGATTCCGCGGCCCCGCGACCCGCTGGCCGCCGCGACGATCTGGGCGATCGACGACTTCACCGCCGACAACGGTGCCACGGTGCTGTATCCGGGCAGCCACCGCTGGGGCAAGCGCCGGCCGGAGCCGAGCGACCAGGCGATGCCCGTCGTCATGCCGGCCGGGTCGTGCGTGTTCTTCGTCGGCACGCTCTGGCACGGCGGGGGTGCCAACACCACCGCGCAGGACCGTCTCGCCGTCACGGCGCAGTACTGCCAACCGTGGCTGCGACCGATGGAAGCGTTCACGCTGTCGGTGTCACGCGAGATCGCCCGGACGGTGTCCGGCGACATCCAGCGCATGCTGGGCTACAGCATCCACCCGCCGTTCGTCGGCGCGGTCGACGGCCTGCATCCGCTGCGGTTGCTCGAGGA
This genomic window contains:
- a CDS encoding PPOX class F420-dependent oxidoreductase; protein product: MATTFADVIRSKYLLLTTFTKDGRPKPTAIWGVPEDGKLLVITDDGSWKTKRIKNTPRVTIAKSGSLGKQKSDQVEGVARILPKSETRRVYNAVLKRYWYHAPWFYVHSIVRGGIDKVHVGLEIEPVG
- a CDS encoding phytanoyl-CoA dioxygenase family protein — its product is MRTDDESVTTLEDLRSDLALRYKWTPSGGNSVDPAIVEADMAALDRDGYLIWENLLTPDDCGQIRDVVKPWLGHTGRNSFEGRRTQRIYSVLSRTRVCDRIVDHPRVLAVLDRLLMPNYLLSALQAINIQPGESAQLAHHDDGFYPIPRPRDPLAAATIWAIDDFTADNGATVLYPGSHRWGKRRPEPSDQAMPVVMPAGSCVFFVGTLWHGGGANTTAQDRLAVTAQYCQPWLRPMEAFTLSVSREIARTVSGDIQRMLGYSIHPPFVGAVDGLHPLRLLEDGNI